Genomic window (Eublepharis macularius isolate TG4126 chromosome 6, MPM_Emac_v1.0, whole genome shotgun sequence):
TGCTTTCTGAGCTGCAGCTGTAGCTTTCCTTGCTAGGAAAGAGGCACCTAGACCAGAGATTGCCCACTCACTTCTTTCCTCCAGTTGATTCTGTGCCGGTGCCTGTTTGCTTTGACCCGTTCTACACTCCCAAGTGCCAGAATTATATTTGGTGAGAAATGAAACTCCAAAGCAGGTGTGTCCTGTTTGTTAAAGAACGCTTCCTCCTCTTCATGCCACCACCGTAATCTCCTCTACCCCCTTTCTCATATTTCTGGGCTTGGCTACCTGTGCGAGGGTCTGGGTCAGAAGAAGGCCCCTGGATCCACCCCTCCCCAACAGAGGCAAGGATCCCCAGACACGTGCAAAGAACCTGTGATTGTTTGCATGTTTAAAGTTCTCTTTGCACACCTGTATGGCAGGTAAGGGGGTGGGGCACAAAGCCTTGACTGGTGACCAGTGTGGATTCTTGTGCCAGTCAGGTTGCCAGTCTGGAattctcatggaattacaactccagacaacagagatcagttcccttagagaaaacaGCGGCTTCAGAGGAGGGGGGTCTacggcatcatatccctgctcggtttgccaggtgtccagtatttgtaCCGcaatccctcctctctccaaactccacccccccaactccacctccaaatctccaggaattttccgagccagagttggcaaccctattaaagtCACCCTTATGAAAAAGCCCTTCAcccccacaccaccaccaccagaagcCATAACCATATCTCCTGCCTTATCCAAGGAAGCATAATTAACTGAGCAAGGGTCAGCTGGAATATAATAATTAATCAAGCAACCTTTCCGACTAGACAGATTGTTCATAAGATTAAATTCACTAGCTGTTTTTTTTTGGTCCACCCCAGGGGAGAAAgctacaaatggtgaagtggcaGGCTGGCAAATGCACTCATTGTCCTTCACTCTTccagatctagaggagttagccgtgttagtctgtagtagcaaaatagcaaagagtccagtagcacctttaagactaaccaactttattgtagcataagctttcgagagccacagctctcttcgtcagactctTCCAGATCTGTCGCCTTTTTGTCACAGATGATATGTACCCTGCCTCCAACTGACCAAGTTTCTTAGCCATAGTATGAACCCTGAGCCCAGAGAGTGACATGGAAATATGTCCTGAAACTCTGTGTTAAATGTAATGCAATGGATACAACAGGTAAAAGCATAACCAGCAAATGCCCTGAGCGGGcattaaagccctgagcgggttgggaccagcatatcttcgggaccgcctctccctgtatgttccccggagatcgctccgatcagcgaataaatatttacttgtggtccccggccctaaggaagcccgcctcacttcaaccagggccagggccttttcagtcctggccccagcctggtggaacactctgtcaatggagacccgggcccagcgggacatattatcgttccgccaggcctgtaagacagagctgttccgccaggcgttcggcgGTTGAAGGGgatggtgccatgtcggcctcccaccattgtggtggggggagggttctccccaccattgcaccttaatgtatttggttaatttatttttattattgcttattgtatgttgattttagaattattgctttcttgttttcattgattttaactgttgttcaccgcccagggtccatgaggatgggcggtttatcaatcgaaataataaataaaataaataaagcataaaCACAGCATCTGAGCAGAGGAAAAATCAAATAGGTATACACACAATCCTCTTTCCCTGGGTCTAAAACTTTTCTCTATGAAGTTGAAGAGATAGGCAGAAATATCTTAATCTTCAGGCATGTTCAGGTTCTGATGATATCAGATTTGCCTTCTTTCTCCATCGAGCTAGTCTCCGATGGGTATGTTTCAGAGTCCCcaaaatattttctctccacCACTGTAAATCATTCATGTCTCCTGTCTCACCTCAAAGAACGCTCCCTCCTCCTTTATAAAGAGGGAACTTCTTTTCTCCGTAAACCTGCAAAACCACTCACAGAGGAAATTCACTTATCTAAAGAAGGGGATGCGTATGCCAGCTCTTTTCTTCTCCTGTGAGCACCCTTTGTCACCTTTTTCAGCTTGCAGTTTTAGAAGTTATTGAGAAAGGGCCAACGACTGGCTTTTCTTTGACCAGAGGAAAAGAGGAACCAGGTGCaaggagaattttttaaatgaaagttctGTAGATCTCTATGCATTTCGCTTAAAAGCTTCATTAGGGGATCTGTTATAACATAAAAACATGATTTATCCGATTAGAACAATcatgtaataaaacagaaacattaaAATGTAATACATAAATATCCATTCGAGCATGTTACATGTTTACCCTGGAAGCCTGTTTGGTgtatgtagtagttaagagcagcaggactctaatctggagagccgggtttgattccccactcccccactagaagccagctgggtgaccttgggtcagtcacagctctcccagagctctctcagctctacccacctcacagggtgttttgttgtggggataataatgacatagaatttaaccgctctgagtgggcattatgttgtcctgaagggcggtatataaatcgaatgttgttgttatttaataacATCCAAAACTACAAGAATCTTCTATTTCCCAAAATGGAAGGAGCACAAAAATATTTACAAGCAAAATCCAAAATAGATTGATAAGATATGATAAGCATAATAATGTTTCTTAAGCAACATCCAACACTAAAACGATTTTCTAATTCTAGAATTGAAGGAATGCAGAACAGAAAGAATATAAAAATACTGCAGACAGAATTCAAAATAGAGGGCTAAGAGCCAACATAATAACATACCTTCTAGGAAGTATTTCAGGTGTTATCTTGAACAATCGAATGAATAAGATAGAGATACCTCAATCTTGACCCCAGATTTGATGCAATAGATCCTTAGATCTTAAAGGGCcagtattctggaagcagctgaaaGGAGATGCTGAGTTCCAGGTAGTTTAACACactgcctctttcaacccagattttaaaggaatccttacttaaaGTTGGAGCCAGTGAACAacacatggttcaatcagaagcaagatacatctttattggtccagatttgtttgtagacaagcggtaaattcatgatagctgttgcatccttgcttgagggggtaagatgccaaacaaagggaggaagaggaccataaactAACAGGAagacctacaataaacttctcaaATATCCCACTGTCCTAATGTTGGAGGggggaactacaattcccatgagtaccaattgttaaagggacagcacataattctgactacacagatactgaggctttctaagctgcggTTATATTACAGCCAGTGATTTTAAAAGAAGGGAGAAGATCTAAGCTGTCATTTAACCCATGAGAAATCAAAGACCTAAGCCTGACTATCCATTCATCCATTTTCTTTGTCCAGACTACTTGGATGGACAATTTGAGTTTAATGCTCCCTGAGCATTCATAGTGATAAATACAACATTCACAAagaggacgaggaggaggaggaggaagaggaagaggaagaggaggaataagaagaggaagaagataatgatgatgatgaatcaAAATTTCACACACATTCCTGGTTGAACATCATATCGCTCCAGCATTCATTTCTGCCCCTTGCCCCATTCTGTCGTCTCTAGATCCAATTAAGCCAATAGGCAATTAAAATAAGAACAACAGAAACAAATAGAACAATAGCAGCACTGGTTAACAAAACACATTTCCAGCAAGCACATTTCCAACGGTTGCAAGTAACTGTGGGATCTGAGGATTCTGTGACTGGCGGAGCCTGTCTTTCGGTTGAGGAACTATGCATTGTTGTACATTGGTTATTTTCCATACTAGTTGTCCAGAAATTGAGATCTGAGGGGTCTGTGACTGGCGGAGCCTGTCTTTCGGTTGAGGAACTGTGCCTTGTTGCATGCTGGTTATTTTCCATACTAGTTGTCCAGAAATTGAGATCTGAGGGGTCTGTGACTGATGGAGCCTGTCTTTCGGTTGAGGAACTGTGCCTTGTTGCATGCTGGTTATTTTCCATACTAGTTGTCCAGAAATTGAGATCTGAGGGGTCTGTGACTGGCGGAGCCTGTCTTTCGGTTGAGGAACTGTGCCTTGTTGCATGCTGGTTATTTTCCATACTAGTTGTCCAGAAATTGAGATCTGAGGGGTCTGTGACTGATGGAGCCTGTCTTTCGGTTGAGGAACTGTGCCTTGTTGCATGCTGGTTATTTTCCATACTAGTTGTCCAGAAATTGAGATCTGAGGGGTCTGTGACTGGCGGAGCCTGTCTTTCTGTTGAGGAACTGTGCATCGTTACACATTGGTTACTTTCTGTACTAATGGGAAGCTGGGGCTTCCCATAATGCATTGCACcttgaggctgcccatgctggtCTGCAGAGTTCCCATGAtgctttctgtgcagtcccattcGGCAAGCTTCACACTGTTGGCGCTTATGTGGCCCGTCGTACTCCCTGTCCCATACCACCTCAGAGAGTTCACTGCGATCAACGTATTCCCCATAGCATTTCTCCTGGATGTCGAGGATCAAGTGATGTATGACACTGGTGACATCTGTCTCAGTGAACTCTGGCACTTCATGCTTCTCTGAAGAACACTTGAGGCACTGCTGCCTAAACGGCTTCATCAAGACCGACCCCCGTCTTTCCTTTTGCTCCCAGTTCATGTGGAAGAGGATAACAACCTGATAGGACAACCAGCTATGGTAGCACTGCGAACATGTAAACCTAATAGGGAGAGAAAGGTAAAGGAAGAAGAACTTCATGTGAGCAAAGACAAACTGGTCCCTCTTTAGGGGTTGTTCTGAAAAATGCCATTTATTTTtctactgatggttgttgtgaattttctgggctgtatcgccgtggtcttggcattgtagttcctgatgtttcaccagcagctgtgactggcatctttggaggtgtagcaccaaaagacagggatctctcagtgtcaaactgtcaggaaacatcaggaactacaatgccaagaccatggcgatacagcccggaaaatccacaacaaccatcgttctccggccgtgaaagccttcgacaatatatttttcTACTGTTCAGCGAGATTTATGCTCCAGAATTCACGTCCTACATTCTCCCCACAAAGATAATTTTCAGTGGATTCTCATGAGGACACCACAGAGTTCTGCTCTGCTTTCTAGATGAGGAACTGTGTTAGTGAAAAGTTGATAAGGAATGTTACCTTCAAGCTGGTTTGCACAGCAGAAGAGGGAGGCAACAATAGGAATAAAATCCACCTGAGGCTCGTTGCTTTTCGAAAAGAAACAGAAGTCTTTTCTTGTGAAGAAACTCCacattgagggccaaactagacgttatGGCATCCACAGGTCCAACCATTTTAGAGATGAATTTGGCCATTTAGAAATGCCGCAAGGGCTCAATCCATAGCACAGCAGGACCAGGGGatcttctccccctgccccatatGCGACATAAAGGCATTAGGGGAAATCACCTTGTCCTGCCATGCTGTGGGACTGATCCGAATCATGCCCTCACGgcatttttaaatgaagcacGTCTTGCGTTCATTAGACAGGGACAGAACAAACAAAAGGATGGGTAGACGGGAACTTGGCCTAACCAGCTTGCTAGCTCCACTGTTCTCTCTGATGTCCCGCTGTGCTGAGCACAAAGACATTGTACAAAAGTCACTGTACCATCCTCGATTTCCACCAAAGACCCTTTTGTGAACTATTCACATGAATGGTTATGGAGTAGGGGTACACACTCTTTTTTAAGGGGGAATCCTCAGTAAACCTCAGTGAATTCCTCTTCAGTTGTGCGACAAGCAGAGCGACGTGGATAGCAGGGCTGTGCCTCAGTCAAGGAGCACATCTATCGaggctgctgtcttttagaaactGTTTCATATATTTCTTGATGtctttatctggttttaaagtaatatgtctatgtattttatatatattgtatttcGCTCCGAGCCCGTTCACAGGGAGAGCAGATTAgaaatatatttaataataataataataataataataataataataataataataataatttatcccacctttcttccaaggagcttgtgGCACATGCCTTGCATGCCGAAGGCCTAAGGGTCAGGCCCCAGCATTTCTAGTCAGAACTCTCTCTCCCTTGTGGTGAGGCACAGCCCAGGGAAGCCGCTTGTCATGCATGCCAACATATCTGTCATGAAAGTATTCTGCATATAATGCTAATCCTCTGGGAATATGTTAAGTGTAAGGCCTATGGCCTCCTAGTTTAGCCTAAGGCCTCCTAGTTGATGGATCAGCCCTCATCGTGGTTTTTTTAAGAGTGAACAGACTTTTCCTGCCAACaagcctctctctttctctctctctctctctctctctctctctctctctctctctcacacacacacacacacacaaacatacacacacacacatacacacaaatactCCACTCCTTCATTATGTTCATCTAGTTACTTGGCTACCAATGCTTAGAGAAACAGCGCAGCAGTAAACGGGACATCATTTAAACAATGCGTGCCTTGCCACGCAAGGGGGATTCCAACCAAATACAAGTGAATAATGTTTCACTGGCCTTTCAGTGCTCAATTCCGTTCAATGTGCTGTTGATTCAAGGTAGGATGTACCCATGATAGGTACCCCTTGTGTGGTCTGTGCCAGCTGGTGGGACTTGGGGGCAGATTTTCTAGGAGAAACACACTCTACCTGTACCAGGCACTGTGTCCTTAGGCACATATGGTAAAAACAAGAAGTTGTTCCTTGTGCAAAAAAAATGGCATTCTGTACATGCGCAAAGACACTCTGacctttgttgttgctgttgctgctgctgctgttgttatttgcTTGCCCTAAGGCAGTCCATGGCTTTTTACTTTTTTactgaaagttaaaaaaaacctatACTAATATgtgtaataataatactaatatgggagctgctgtagcacagcgcttaagtggttgggctgcgaatca
Coding sequences:
- the LOC129332558 gene encoding receptor-transporting protein 3-like, with the translated sequence MKTLSMNDWRKIFKEQMQEVKPNDVWRLKMDWQLDFNHFSPGWVQVLQDQAHARFTCSQCYHSWLSYQVVILFHMNWEQKERRGSVLMKPFRQQCLKCSSEKHEVPEFTETDVTSVIHHLILDIQEKCYGEYVDRSELSEVVWDREYDGPHKRQQCEACRMGLHRKHHGNSADQHGQPQGAMHYGKPQLPISTESNQCVTMHSSSTERQAPPVTDPSDLNFWTTSMENNQHATRHSSSTERQAPSVTDPSDLNFWTTSMENNQHATRHSSSTERQAPPVTDPSDLNFWTTSMENNQHATRHSSSTERQAPSVTDPSDLNFWTTSMENNQHATRHSSSTERQAPPVTDPSDLNFWTTSMENNQCTTMHSSSTERQAPPVTESSDPTVTCNRWKCACWKCVLLTSAAIVLFVSVVLILIAYWLNWI